In one Pseudarthrobacter oxydans genomic region, the following are encoded:
- a CDS encoding HRDC domain-containing protein produces the protein MTPNIPENTTAGVPAADAAPHITVEGFDSPVPEIVELAAPREGVPLVIQTQSGLERCAAAIAAGTGPAGVDAERASGFRYGQRAFLVQIRREGAGTWLIDPEPFENLDIINDALRGVEWILHAASQDLPCLSELGMWPDKLFDTELAARLAGLPRVGLAAVIEQLLGFGLAKEHSAADWSTRPLPEPWLRYAALDVEVLTELREELIELLQADGKLEYAEQEFAAILAAGLPPARVDPWRKTSGLHQIRDRRQLAAVRELWLERDSLAQKRDVAPGRLIPDSALVAAAKAMPTTVPQLLGTKGFHGRAAQREAPRWLRCIAAARDLEELPPLHLPTNAPPPPRVWVDRDPEAAARLATARPLLQAKAESLSLPLENLLTPDYLRRVAWRPPAEITEAAVATELRALGAREWQVELATPLIVEAFLHPQPLPAKEAKEAKADATAAGK, from the coding sequence ATGACCCCTAACATTCCGGAAAACACCACGGCCGGCGTCCCGGCCGCTGATGCCGCACCCCACATCACGGTGGAAGGCTTTGACAGCCCCGTCCCCGAAATCGTTGAGCTGGCTGCTCCCCGGGAGGGCGTTCCGCTGGTCATCCAGACGCAGTCCGGCCTGGAGCGCTGCGCTGCGGCCATCGCCGCCGGAACCGGACCGGCAGGGGTGGACGCCGAGAGGGCTTCCGGCTTCCGTTACGGGCAGCGCGCTTTCCTGGTCCAGATCCGGCGCGAGGGCGCCGGGACCTGGCTGATCGACCCCGAACCCTTCGAGAACCTGGACATCATCAACGATGCCCTCCGCGGCGTCGAATGGATCCTGCACGCCGCCAGCCAGGACCTGCCCTGCCTCTCAGAGCTGGGCATGTGGCCGGACAAGCTCTTCGACACTGAACTTGCCGCCCGGCTGGCCGGGCTGCCCCGCGTGGGCCTGGCCGCCGTCATCGAACAGCTGCTCGGCTTCGGACTCGCCAAGGAGCACTCGGCAGCGGACTGGTCCACCCGGCCCCTGCCTGAACCCTGGCTGCGGTATGCCGCACTGGACGTCGAAGTCCTCACGGAACTGCGGGAGGAACTCATCGAGCTCCTCCAGGCCGACGGAAAGCTGGAGTACGCCGAGCAGGAATTTGCGGCGATCCTGGCCGCCGGATTGCCTCCAGCCCGCGTGGACCCGTGGCGGAAGACCTCCGGCCTGCACCAGATCAGGGACCGCCGGCAGCTGGCAGCAGTACGTGAGCTGTGGCTGGAGCGCGACTCCCTGGCACAGAAACGGGACGTGGCACCGGGACGGCTGATTCCCGACTCCGCCCTGGTGGCGGCTGCCAAAGCCATGCCGACCACCGTGCCGCAGCTGCTGGGCACCAAGGGCTTCCACGGCCGGGCGGCGCAACGTGAAGCGCCCCGCTGGCTGCGCTGCATCGCAGCTGCCCGGGATCTCGAAGAACTCCCGCCGCTGCACCTGCCCACCAACGCGCCGCCTCCGCCCCGTGTCTGGGTGGACCGGGACCCGGAGGCGGCCGCCCGCCTGGCCACCGCCCGGCCGCTGCTGCAGGCGAAGGCAGAGTCGCTGAGCCTCCCGCTGGAGAACCTGCTCACCCCGGATTACCTGCGGCGCGTGGCCTGGCGGCCGCCGGCGGAGATCACCGAAGCAGCAGTCGCCACCGAACTCCGCGCCCTGGGCGCACGTGAGTGGCAGGTGGAACTGGCAACGCCCCTCATCGTTGAAGCGTTCCTGCACCCGCAGCCGCTGCCCGCCAAGGAAGCCAAGGAAGCCAAGGCGGACGCCACCGCAGCGGGCAAGTAG
- a CDS encoding low specificity L-threonine aldolase: MTTTAETAAGIRLHDPNVRGFASDNYSGVHPEVLAALAAANEGHQVSYGEDDYTARLQQLMEGHFGPGIECFPVFNGTGANVLSLQSLLPRWGAVVCASTAHINMDENGAPERVGGIKLLHVPTPDGKLTPELIDREAWGWGDEHRAQPLAVSITQTTELGTCYTPEEVRSIAGHAHAKGMKLHMDGARLANAAAHLQVPLRDFTRDAGVDILSFGGTKNGLLFGEVVVALNPEAAHGLLYLRKMDMQLASKMRFLSAQFIALLEGDLWLRSAAHANAMAARLRAAVDTIDGVRPTQETESNGVFAVLPEGVADRLRASFRFYDWNEATREVRWMCSFDTTEEDVDAFVAALRRELHNGGN; encoded by the coding sequence ATGACAACAACCGCTGAAACCGCCGCCGGTATCCGCCTCCATGATCCGAACGTGCGGGGTTTCGCCTCGGACAACTACTCTGGCGTCCACCCCGAGGTGCTGGCGGCACTGGCGGCCGCCAACGAAGGCCACCAGGTCTCCTACGGCGAGGACGACTACACCGCCCGGCTGCAGCAACTGATGGAGGGCCACTTCGGCCCAGGCATCGAGTGCTTTCCGGTCTTCAACGGCACCGGCGCGAACGTCCTTTCACTGCAGTCGCTGCTCCCCCGCTGGGGCGCCGTGGTCTGCGCCTCCACCGCCCACATCAACATGGACGAGAACGGCGCGCCGGAACGCGTCGGCGGCATCAAGCTGCTGCACGTCCCCACGCCGGACGGCAAGCTCACGCCCGAACTGATTGACCGGGAGGCCTGGGGCTGGGGGGACGAGCACCGCGCCCAGCCGCTGGCCGTGTCCATCACCCAGACAACGGAACTTGGCACCTGCTACACGCCGGAGGAAGTCCGGTCCATTGCCGGGCATGCCCATGCCAAGGGGATGAAGCTGCACATGGACGGTGCCCGGCTGGCCAACGCCGCAGCCCACCTCCAGGTTCCGCTGCGGGACTTCACGCGCGACGCCGGGGTGGACATCCTGTCCTTTGGCGGCACCAAGAACGGCCTGCTGTTCGGCGAAGTGGTGGTGGCACTGAATCCGGAAGCAGCCCACGGGCTCCTCTACCTGCGCAAGATGGACATGCAGCTGGCCTCCAAGATGCGCTTCCTGTCGGCGCAGTTCATCGCGCTCCTGGAAGGTGACCTGTGGTTGCGGTCCGCCGCCCACGCCAACGCCATGGCCGCCCGGCTCCGCGCCGCCGTCGACACCATCGACGGCGTCCGGCCCACCCAGGAGACCGAATCCAACGGCGTCTTCGCCGTCCTCCCCGAAGGCGTGGCCGACAGGCTGCGCGCGTCGTTCCGCTTCTATGACTGGAATGAAGCCACGCGCGAGGTGCGCTGGATGTGTTCCTTCGATACCACCGAAGAGGATGTGGATGCCTTCGTTGCCGCACTCCGCCGGGAACTGCACAATGGCGGGAACTGA
- a CDS encoding DUF3000 domain-containing protein — MNALDQVPPEFLHALGTLRKAQCRRELRLAEIPAPARLAPFAVALGAEVFAPGSGTPGTPLHGPAAMALAAASGTEDEDGLELATGRFILLHDPQGSEVWDGEFRIVTYIRAELEPEMGNDEMLGTVAWTWLVEALENHKAAYRAAGGTATRVLSESFGTLSERPGSIDIELRASWTPATSDVQAHLEAWSDMVCTFAGLPPLPDGVTPLTLRRRN, encoded by the coding sequence GTGAACGCACTTGACCAGGTTCCCCCGGAGTTTCTCCACGCTCTGGGAACCCTCAGGAAAGCCCAGTGCCGCCGGGAACTGCGCCTGGCGGAGATCCCGGCGCCGGCCCGGCTGGCGCCCTTTGCCGTGGCCCTGGGCGCAGAAGTTTTTGCCCCCGGCTCCGGTACTCCCGGAACCCCGCTTCACGGCCCCGCCGCCATGGCACTCGCTGCGGCGTCCGGAACGGAAGACGAGGACGGGCTGGAACTGGCGACGGGGCGGTTCATCCTCCTCCACGACCCCCAAGGCTCCGAGGTCTGGGACGGGGAATTCCGCATTGTCACCTATATCCGTGCGGAGCTGGAACCCGAGATGGGCAACGACGAAATGCTCGGAACAGTCGCCTGGACCTGGCTGGTGGAGGCACTGGAGAACCACAAGGCGGCGTACCGGGCCGCCGGCGGCACTGCCACCAGGGTCCTCTCGGAGAGTTTCGGCACCCTGTCCGAAAGGCCCGGATCCATCGACATCGAACTGCGCGCGTCCTGGACACCCGCCACGTCCGACGTCCAGGCCCATCTTGAGGCCTGGTCCGACATGGTCTGCACCTTCGCCGGCCTGCCGCCCCTGCCGGACGGCGTGACGCCGCTGACGCTGCGCCGCCGGAACTGA
- a CDS encoding 3-hydroxyacyl-CoA dehydrogenase NAD-binding domain-containing protein — protein MSAADFTKLAEMFPNETVTHSYVQDIELPAPAGKPSPGTFALITLDNGLDHAKPTTLGPNTLVELGTVLEGLRERAGRGEIVGVGITGKPYYLVAGADLSAVKNLEEREHGLWMAQLGHDVYATLANLGVPSFAFINGAALGGGLEIALQSTYRTVSTGAGALALPEAFLGLVPGWGGVYILPRLIGPENAVKVMIENPLSNNRTLTGPQAFSLGMADAIFEPADFLEQSLAWAAGVISGDVIPERANAVDPSEPETAARWAGAVAAGRAFVEAKTSNAAPAPEKVLDLLEANRTMTQAESAALECETLAGLMQTDEFRATVYAFLDLVQKRSKRPAGAPDRKLARPVTKVGVVGAGLMASQLALLFARQLKVPVVMTDIDQARVDKGVGYVHAEVDKLLGKARISQDAANRTKALVTGSVSKEVFADADFVIEAVFEELNVKKQVFAELEEIVTPDCILATNTSSLSVTAMAEDLKHPERVVGFHFFNPVAVMPLLEIVRAPRTDDAVLATAFELAKGLKKTAVLVKDAAAFVVNRILLRLMGEVTAAFDEGTPAEVADNALRPMGLPMTPFTLGAMVGLPVAQHVQESLHAAFGERFTVSANLQKLIDNGVKGLWAAGPDGSKEIPQSTLALMSFGTSPSTAEQVLRRTQDALAEEIGLMLAEGVVAGPEDIDLCMILGAGWPMFLGGITPYLDRVGASERVNGRRFLPPGAASRPA, from the coding sequence ATGAGCGCCGCAGATTTCACCAAGCTTGCAGAAATGTTCCCGAACGAGACCGTCACGCACTCCTACGTCCAGGACATCGAACTGCCCGCTCCGGCGGGCAAACCCAGCCCCGGCACGTTCGCGCTCATCACCCTGGACAACGGCCTGGACCACGCCAAGCCCACCACGCTGGGACCCAACACCCTGGTTGAGCTCGGCACGGTGCTGGAGGGCCTTCGCGAGCGCGCCGGCCGCGGTGAGATCGTCGGCGTCGGAATAACGGGCAAGCCCTACTACCTCGTGGCCGGCGCCGACCTTTCCGCCGTCAAGAACCTCGAAGAACGCGAGCACGGGCTGTGGATGGCGCAGCTGGGCCACGACGTTTACGCAACCCTGGCCAACCTTGGAGTCCCCAGCTTCGCCTTCATCAACGGCGCAGCCCTGGGCGGCGGCCTCGAAATCGCGCTGCAGTCCACCTACCGCACCGTGTCCACCGGAGCCGGGGCACTGGCATTGCCGGAAGCCTTCCTCGGACTGGTCCCGGGCTGGGGCGGTGTCTACATCCTGCCCCGCCTCATCGGGCCGGAAAACGCCGTGAAGGTGATGATCGAAAACCCGCTCAGCAACAACCGGACGCTGACCGGCCCCCAGGCATTCAGCCTCGGCATGGCCGACGCCATCTTCGAACCGGCCGATTTCCTGGAGCAGTCCCTGGCCTGGGCGGCGGGAGTCATCTCCGGCGACGTCATCCCGGAACGAGCCAACGCCGTCGACCCTTCCGAACCCGAAACTGCCGCCAGGTGGGCCGGTGCGGTCGCGGCCGGGCGGGCCTTCGTGGAGGCCAAGACCTCCAATGCAGCGCCCGCCCCCGAAAAGGTCCTGGACCTCCTCGAGGCGAACCGCACCATGACCCAGGCCGAATCCGCCGCGCTTGAATGCGAAACGCTGGCCGGACTCATGCAGACCGATGAATTCCGCGCCACCGTCTACGCGTTCCTTGACCTGGTCCAGAAGCGCTCCAAGCGGCCGGCCGGGGCCCCGGACCGCAAGCTGGCCCGCCCGGTCACAAAAGTGGGAGTTGTTGGCGCCGGCCTGATGGCCAGCCAGCTGGCCCTGCTGTTCGCCCGCCAGCTCAAGGTCCCCGTGGTGATGACGGACATCGACCAGGCCAGGGTGGACAAGGGCGTGGGTTATGTCCATGCTGAGGTGGACAAGCTGCTGGGCAAGGCACGCATCAGCCAGGACGCCGCCAACCGGACGAAGGCACTGGTCACGGGCTCGGTGTCCAAGGAGGTTTTCGCGGATGCCGACTTTGTGATCGAAGCGGTCTTCGAAGAACTCAACGTCAAGAAACAGGTCTTCGCGGAACTGGAAGAGATCGTTACCCCGGACTGCATCCTGGCAACCAACACCTCTTCCTTGTCCGTCACGGCCATGGCGGAAGACCTGAAGCACCCGGAGCGCGTGGTGGGCTTCCATTTCTTCAACCCCGTGGCCGTCATGCCGCTGCTGGAAATCGTCCGTGCCCCGCGGACCGACGACGCCGTCCTCGCCACCGCGTTTGAGCTGGCCAAGGGCCTCAAAAAGACTGCCGTGCTGGTCAAGGATGCCGCGGCGTTCGTGGTTAACCGGATCCTGCTGCGGCTGATGGGTGAAGTGACGGCCGCCTTTGACGAAGGCACCCCGGCTGAAGTGGCCGACAACGCCCTGCGGCCCATGGGCCTGCCGATGACGCCCTTCACACTGGGCGCCATGGTGGGGCTTCCCGTGGCCCAGCACGTGCAGGAATCGCTCCACGCCGCCTTCGGCGAACGGTTCACGGTATCCGCCAACCTGCAAAAGCTCATCGACAACGGCGTGAAGGGCCTCTGGGCGGCCGGCCCGGACGGCTCGAAGGAAATCCCGCAGTCCACGCTGGCGCTGATGTCCTTCGGCACCTCCCCTTCCACGGCGGAGCAGGTGCTGCGGCGTACCCAGGACGCCCTCGCGGAGGAAATCGGCCTCATGCTCGCAGAAGGCGTGGTTGCAGGGCCGGAGGACATTGACCTCTGCATGATCCTGGGCGCCGGATGGCCCATGTTCCTCGGCGGCATCACCCCGTACCTTGACCGGGTGGGTGCCTCCGAACGCGTCAACGGCAGGCGCTTCCTGCCGCCGGGAGCGGCGTCCCGCCCGGCCTGA
- a CDS encoding acetyl-CoA C-acyltransferase produces MSHQGSGASMRTVRDVVFVDGLRTPFGRAGDKGIYAGTRADDLIVKCIRELLRRNPSLPPARIDEVAIAATTQTGDQGLTLGRTAALLAGLPRTVPGFAVDRMCAGAMTAVTAVAGGISFGAYDVVVAGGVEHMGNHPMGSGTDPNPRFMSERLVDPAALNMGNTAENLHDRFPAITKERTDAYAVASQAKFENARLNGRIQPDLVPVAALKPGQGWTLNTADEPPRPGTSLADLASLRTPFRAHGRVTAGNAAGLNDGATAAVLASAEAAAELGLAVKMRLVSYAYAGVEPEVMGIGPVPATEKALKNAGLTIADIGLFEINEAFAVQVLSFLDHFGIPDDDPRVNRYGGAIAVGHPLASSGVRLMTQLARQFEEDHSVRYGITTMCVGLGMGATVIWENPHHPEYTDNSGARPGGSAATETASEGAA; encoded by the coding sequence GTGAGCCACCAGGGAAGCGGCGCATCCATGCGCACTGTCCGGGACGTCGTCTTTGTGGACGGCCTCCGCACACCATTCGGCAGGGCCGGGGACAAGGGCATCTACGCCGGCACCCGGGCTGACGACCTGATAGTTAAGTGCATCCGCGAGCTGCTGCGGCGGAATCCGTCCCTGCCGCCCGCGCGGATCGATGAAGTGGCCATTGCGGCCACCACCCAGACCGGAGACCAGGGCCTCACCCTTGGCCGGACGGCTGCCCTGCTTGCCGGACTGCCCAGGACGGTTCCCGGCTTTGCCGTTGACCGCATGTGCGCCGGAGCCATGACCGCGGTGACCGCCGTGGCCGGAGGGATCAGCTTCGGCGCGTACGACGTTGTGGTGGCCGGGGGCGTGGAACACATGGGCAACCACCCCATGGGCTCAGGCACCGACCCGAATCCGCGGTTCATGTCAGAGCGGCTGGTGGACCCGGCCGCGCTCAATATGGGGAACACGGCCGAGAACCTGCACGACCGCTTCCCGGCGATCACCAAGGAACGAACAGATGCCTACGCCGTCGCCTCGCAGGCCAAGTTCGAGAATGCCCGCCTCAACGGCCGCATCCAGCCGGACCTGGTTCCCGTTGCGGCCCTGAAGCCCGGCCAGGGCTGGACGCTGAACACCGCGGATGAACCGCCACGTCCAGGCACCTCGCTGGCCGACCTCGCCAGCCTCCGCACCCCGTTCCGGGCCCACGGCCGCGTCACCGCCGGAAACGCCGCAGGCCTGAACGACGGCGCCACCGCAGCGGTCCTGGCGTCCGCCGAGGCTGCCGCAGAGCTGGGACTGGCGGTCAAAATGCGGCTGGTCAGCTACGCGTACGCCGGTGTTGAACCAGAAGTCATGGGCATCGGGCCCGTGCCGGCCACCGAGAAGGCGCTGAAGAATGCCGGGCTCACCATCGCGGACATCGGCCTCTTTGAAATCAACGAAGCTTTTGCCGTGCAGGTGCTCAGCTTCCTGGACCATTTCGGCATTCCCGACGACGACCCCCGGGTCAACCGCTACGGCGGCGCCATCGCCGTGGGCCACCCCCTGGCCTCGTCCGGTGTTCGGCTGATGACCCAGCTCGCCCGGCAGTTCGAGGAGGACCACTCCGTCCGGTACGGCATCACCACCATGTGCGTCGGCCTCGGCATGGGAGCCACCGTGATCTGGGAAAACCCGCATCACCCGGAATACACAGACAACAGCGGAGCCCGGCCCGGGGGCTCCGCCGCCACCGAAACCGCTTCCGAAGGAGCCGCATGA